GACGGCCGCCCGCGAGCGAGCGGCCGTGGCAACATCAGTTTTTCAGCCAGCCGGCTTCCTTGAACACCGGCGTGACACGGGCGGTGTCGTGCTCGATGTAGGCGGTCAACGGCTCACCTTCGAGGAAGGTCGGTACCAGCGCGTTCTGCTTCACGTAGGCCTTGAACTCATCGGTCTGGGTGACTTTGCGCATCAACTCGACGTAGAACGCCCGTTGTTCGGCACTGACGTCGCCGGGCATGAACACAGTGCGCGGGAAGCGGTACTGATCGATACCCAGGCCCTGTTCATGGCAGGTCGGTACGTCGGCCCAGGATTTATCGCCGGCGACTTTCTCGGTGTAGGCCATGCGCTCCTTGCTGAACACGCACAGCGGTTCGACCTGGTCGCCGCGCCATTGGCTGATGCTTTCGCTGGGGTTGTTGACGTTGGCGGCGATGTGTTTACCGGCCAATTGGGTCGCGGCTTCGCTGCCGCTCTTGAACGGGATGTACACCAGTTTGCTGTTGTTGGTCTGGTTGAGCAGCAGGGTCAGGGTCTGGTCGACGTCCTTGGACTGGCTGCCGCCCATGCGCAGGTTCGACGGATCGGCCTTGACCGCCTCGTAGAAGCCCTTGGCGTCTTTCCACGGCGCGCCCTTGTAGCTCCAGAGAATGAAGTCATCCTCGGCCACGGCGGCAATCGGCGTCAGTTCCTGCCATTGGTAGCCGAGCTTGGACACCAGCGGCAGCAGGTAGATGTTGTTGGTGCCGATCACCAGTTTCTCGGCATCGCCCTTGTTCATCTTCATGTCGAGGAAAGCTTCGGCGCCATTGCCACCGCCCTTGTTGAGGACGATGGTGTTCACATCGAGCAGCTTGTGGGTGGTGATGATCGACTGGATCAGGCGACCGAGCTGGTCGGTACCGCCACCAGGTCCACCGGCGACGACGATTTCGACGTTCTTGTCCGGTTGCCAGGCAGCCTGGGCGAAGGTGGGTAGGGCGCCGGCGGCGATCAGGGTGCAACCAAGAAACAGACGGGAGGTGCGACGGACGAATGCATTTCGCATGGAAGGGCCTCGTTGTTTTTGTAGTTGTTATGAGTGACTTGTCTGTGCGGTAAAGCCGCAAGCCTGGCCCGAGTGTGGGAACGTCGTGCCGCCGCGTCTACTCAAAACAATACATACACCGATAGCCTGGGGTTATAGCTGCCAGGTGCGAAGCTTGAAACGCTCGCGCAATGACCCGGAATAGAGCGGTTGCTGTAACAAGTGGAAACAGAGCTAATGCGCTGAAAGCTCATTGAAAGCGGGCTATGCCATAACCCAAGGCTATCGCCGTATTTCCAGGTTTGATTAGACGGTTATCGCTGGGCCTTCGATAGTACGGACCAAGGCCGCTCCCCTGTAGGAGCGAGCACGCTCGCGATGGTCGTCAACGATGACACGGGGTGCCTGACACCCCGCGGTGCTCTCAGGTCCATCGCGAGCAGGCTCGCTCCTACACAGAACACGGCAAAGTTGTCCCCGACAAAAATAATAAAAGAGGTACGCACCATGGCTCGTCCCAGTGCTTCCCTGCAGTTGCCCGGCACCGACGCTCCGTCCGCCGCCATCCCGCAGGCCAACACCCTCAAGGCCAGCAATGTGCGCTGGCGGATCTTCGCGATCATCTTCGCGCTGACCATGGTCAACCTGATCGACCGGGTGTCGCTGTCCATCGCCATGCCCACCATCGCCCATGAATTTTCCCTGTCTCCGAGCATGCAGGGGCTGATCCTCAGCAGCTTTTTCTGGGCCTATGCGTTGTTACAGATTCCCGGCGGCTGGTTGATCGATCGCTTCGGCCCGCATCGGGTGATCGGATGGTCCACCGGCTTGTGGGGCGCGTTCCAAGTGCTGGCGGCCTTTGCCACCGGAGGCCTCTCACTGCTGTTTGCCCGCGTGGCGCTGGGGGCTTCGGAAGCGCCGTTGTTCCCCTCCGGCGGCAAGCTGATTTCCCTGTGGCTGGCGCCCAGCGAACGCAGCCGTGGCGCCGTGCTGATGGACAGCGGCAGCCCGCTGGGTGTGGCGCTGGGCGGCTTGATCATCGCCTTCCTGATTGCCTCGCTCGATTCCTGGCGCCTGGCCTTCGTGATTGCCGGCGTCGCGACCCTGGCCCTGGCCTGGCTGGCGTGGCGCTACCTGCGCGATGACCCCAACAGCCACCCGCAGGTCAACGCGCTGGAACTGGAAAAAATCAACGCCGGACGCGCCACGCCGGCCGCCGAAGCCGCCCGCGCGCCGGTCAAGGGGCTGGGCATCGCCTTCCGCTCCTTGAGTGGTCTGCTGATCGGGCGGGCCAGCTGGGCCATGGTGTATTTCGGCCTGTTGACCTGGGGCCCGAGTTATCTGTCCCAGGCCCGTGGCTTTGATATCAAGGGCATTGGCGCAGCGACCTTCGTGATTTTCATCTGCGGCGCATTGGGCTCGCTGACCGGTGGTTTTCTCTGTGATGGCTTGATCCGCAAAGGCGTGCGGCGCGGTGTTGCGGTCAAGAGCCTGCTGGCGTTCTCCGGCCTGGTGGCCCTCGGCGCCTTCCTGCTGTTGCCGACCCTGAGCAGTCCTTATGCGGCCGTGGCGATGCTGGCCCTGACCGCGTTTTTCCTGATGTGGGGCAGTCTCTACTGGAGCTTCCCGGCACTGTTGGCGGCCCCGGCACGGGTCGGCCTGATTGGTGGCGTGATGAACATGGCCGGCAGCACCGGCGGTATCGCGGTGCCGATCCTGGTGGGCGTCATCGTGCAAATGAGCGGTGGCTTCGCGCCGGTGCTGGGGTTCTTCGCGGTGTGCTCGGCAGTGTTCGTGCTCGCCACCCTGTTCATCAGCCTGGATGAGGTGCGACATGGCTGAGTCTTCCAGAAACCTTTGGAAAGGCCCGATCATCGATGCCCATCATCACTTCTGGGACCCGACGATCAATCACCATCCGTGGCTCGCACCCGAGGCCAGCATCCCATTTCGCTATGGCGATTACAGCGCGATCAAGCGGCGTTATTTTCCCGAGGATTATTTCGCCGATGCCGGTCCCCACAACGTCGTGCAAACGGTGTACATCGAGACCGAGTGGGACCCGCAGGATCCGATTGGCGAAACCCGTTTCGTCGAGAAGCTGGCCGCCCGCTACGGCGTGCCCAACGCCATCGTCGCCCAGGCCTGGCTCGATCATCCGGACGCCATCGCGGTGCTCGCCGAACAGGCCGCTTTCAAGTGCGTGCGCAGCGTGCGACACAAGCCCGGCGGCCCGACGTCGCCGGCCGAG
This genomic interval from Pseudomonas putida contains the following:
- a CDS encoding Bug family tripartite tricarboxylate transporter substrate binding protein; the encoded protein is MRNAFVRRTSRLFLGCTLIAAGALPTFAQAAWQPDKNVEIVVAGGPGGGTDQLGRLIQSIITTHKLLDVNTIVLNKGGGNGAEAFLDMKMNKGDAEKLVIGTNNIYLLPLVSKLGYQWQELTPIAAVAEDDFILWSYKGAPWKDAKGFYEAVKADPSNLRMGGSQSKDVDQTLTLLLNQTNNSKLVYIPFKSGSEAATQLAGKHIAANVNNPSESISQWRGDQVEPLCVFSKERMAYTEKVAGDKSWADVPTCHEQGLGIDQYRFPRTVFMPGDVSAEQRAFYVELMRKVTQTDEFKAYVKQNALVPTFLEGEPLTAYIEHDTARVTPVFKEAGWLKN
- a CDS encoding MFS transporter produces the protein MARPSASLQLPGTDAPSAAIPQANTLKASNVRWRIFAIIFALTMVNLIDRVSLSIAMPTIAHEFSLSPSMQGLILSSFFWAYALLQIPGGWLIDRFGPHRVIGWSTGLWGAFQVLAAFATGGLSLLFARVALGASEAPLFPSGGKLISLWLAPSERSRGAVLMDSGSPLGVALGGLIIAFLIASLDSWRLAFVIAGVATLALAWLAWRYLRDDPNSHPQVNALELEKINAGRATPAAEAARAPVKGLGIAFRSLSGLLIGRASWAMVYFGLLTWGPSYLSQARGFDIKGIGAATFVIFICGALGSLTGGFLCDGLIRKGVRRGVAVKSLLAFSGLVALGAFLLLPTLSSPYAAVAMLALTAFFLMWGSLYWSFPALLAAPARVGLIGGVMNMAGSTGGIAVPILVGVIVQMSGGFAPVLGFFAVCSAVFVLATLFISLDEVRHG